In a single window of the Rhodamnia argentea isolate NSW1041297 chromosome 2, ASM2092103v1, whole genome shotgun sequence genome:
- the LOC115749914 gene encoding protein NDR1-like yields MSEAQSCCRCCCGFIFTAGLSSLFMWLTLRASKPSCSIYQFYLPALNRSAGTPTNTTIFMDVKLSNGNNDKGIYYDAVNLTVYYYGDANRTKWLRTIPGFKQGHQKTAKKNASVETFGVNWTDVVAKNESAVFRVDLATAVRFKIIFWKTKRHKLRVGANVTLNPEGAKMAKKGIKLKSGVGKNTGGCCFWQMGISVVAVAIILLD; encoded by the coding sequence ATGTCGGAGGCCCAATCGTGTTGCCGGTGCTGCTGCGGCTTCATCTTCACCGCCGGCCTCTCGTCTCTCTTCATGTGGCTCACCCTGCGCGCGTCCAAGCCCAGTTGCTCCATCTATCAATTCTACCTCCCGGCGCTCAACAGATCTGCGGGCACTCCCACGAACACCACCATTTTCATGGACGTGAAGCTGAGCAACGGCAACAATGACAAGGGCATCTACTACGACGCCGTGAACCTCACCGTTTATTACTACGGCGATGCGAATCGGACCAAGTGGCTCAGGACCATTCCTGGGTTTAAACAGGGGCATCAGAAGACGGCCAAGAAGAACGCAAGTGTGGAGACTTTTGGGGTGAATTGGACTGATGTTGTGGCCAAGAACGAGTCTGCGGTCTTTAGGGTGGATTTGGCCACTGCAGTGAGGTTCAAGATCATATTCTGGAAGACCAAGAGGCATAAGTTAAGGGTGGGAGCTAATGTGACTCTCAATCCGGAGGGTGCTAAGATGGCCAAGAAGGGTATCAAGCTGAAGTCTGGGGTGGGTAAGAATACGGGGGGTTGTTGCTTTTGGCAGATGGGGATATCTGTTGTTGCTGTAGCTATCATTTTGCTTGACTAA
- the LOC115749918 gene encoding putative multidrug resistance protein produces the protein MGSKDGMFRYADGLDKLLMLLGTLGSIGDGLQYPLTMYVLSTVINQYGKVGASVSDHTVDKYTLRLLYVAIWVGLSGFIEGICWTRTAERQTSRMRMAYLKSVLRQEVGFFDTQEAGSSTTYKVVSTISSDANSIQVAICEKIPDCLAYMSTFSFCLLVSFILSWKLALAAIPFSLLFIVPGLVFGKLMMDVCMKMIESYGAAGGIAEQAVSSIRTVYSYVAENQTLGKFSNALQKTMELGFKMGLAKGLMMGSMGIIYIGWAFQTWVGSILVSEKGEKGGSIFVAGICVIMGGVCVLSALPNLTSIAEAKTTASRIFEMIDRVPTIDTEDKKGKALSYVRGEIIFKDVYFNYPSRPDTPILQGLTLRAPAGKTVGLVGGSGSGKSTVIALLQRFYDPIEGEILLDGHKIKRLQLKWLRSQMGLVNQEPILFATTIRDNILFGKEGASMEEVMTAAKAANAHDFISKLPEGYETQVGQFGFQLSGGQKQRIAIARALIRDPKILLLDEATSALDAQSERTVQEAIDKASAGRTVIVIAHRLSTIRAANLIVVLQEGRVVESGSHDELIQMNNGKGGDYLRMVELQQMATQNEDSNNSGYQIEGRSPRWVHAALSPLSMRSSAQNTPALNPFSPGLSFSAPFSAPYSVSVYDPDESLEEDSENSPYPPPSQWRLLKMNSPERGQALLGCLGAIGAGAVQPINAYIVGSVISNYFRSDKSEMKSKSREYSLIFLGIGAFHFLSNVIQHYNFSIMGEKLTKRVRENLLEKLMTFEIGWFDQDENTSAAICARLSTEANMVRSLMGDRMSLLVQAIFGASFAYGLALVLTWRLALVMLAVQPVVIGSFYARTVLMKSMAAKAQKAQKEGSQLASEAVINHRTITAFSSQKRMVGLFAATLSGPRKESIRHSMYSGLGLFCSQFFNTASSALSFWYGGRLLNQGLLSPEHLFQSYLTLVFSAYVIAEAGSMTSDLSKGSNSIKSVFMILDRRTEIDPDTPRGGELRRGLKGQVELRNVFFAYPARPHQMVFKGLSLKVRAGKTVALVGQSGSGKSTIIGLIERFYDPMNGSVYIDDQDIRNYNLKTLRSHIALVSQEPTLFAGTIRENIAYGKEDARESEIRKAAALANAHEFISGMKDGYDTYCGERGVQLSGGQKQRIALARAILKDPSILLLDEATSALDSVSESLIQEALEKMMINRTCIVVAHRLSTIQKSDSIAVIKNGQVAEQGSHNELISLGRGGAYYSLTKLQSGSSPYR, from the exons TATACTCTCAGGCTGCTGTATGTTGCAATTTGGGTCGGACTTTCTGGTTTTATTG AGGGAATTTGCTGGACGAGAACTGCCGAGAGACAGACTTCCCGAATGAGAATGGCTTACCTCAAATCCGTCCTCAGACAAGAAGTCGGCTTCTTCGACACTCAAGAAGCCGGTTCTTCGACAACCTACAAAGTCGTCTCCACCATTTCTTCGGATGCCAACTCGATCCAAGTTGCCATCTGTGAGAAG ATACCAGATTGCCTTGCATATATGTCCACTTTCTCCTTCTGCCTTTTAGTTTCGTTCATCCTTTCATGGAAACTTGCACTGGCAGCTATTCCATTCTCCTTGCTATTCATCGTTCCTGGACTAGTGTTTGGCAAACTCATGATGGACGTATGCATGAAGATGATAGAGTCCTATGGAGCCGCTGGTGGGATTGCAGAACAAGCAGTTTCTTCGATCAGGACTGTCTATTCATACGTGGCGGAGAATCAGACACTTGGTAAGTTCAGCAATGCACTCCAAAAGACCATGGAACTTGGATTTAAGATGGGTCTCGCGAAGGGCCTGATGATGGGGAGCATGGGTATCATATACATCGGTTGGGCATTTCAGACCTGGGTCGGCTCTATTTTGGTTagcgaaaaaggagaaaaaggcgGTAGCATTTTCGTAGCTGGGATCTGTGTCATCATGGGAGGAGT ATGCGTGTTGAGCGCACTCCCGAACCTAACTTCCATTGCAGAGGCAAAGACCACGGCTTCTAGAATCTTCGAAATGATCGATCGGGTCCCTACCATAGACACAGAAGACAAGAAGGGAAAGGCCTTATCATATGTGAGAGGAGAGATCATATTCAAAGATGTATACTTCAACTACCCATCAAGACCTGATACGCCAATACTCCAAGGGCTCACTCTCAGGGCTCCGGCAGGGAAGACTGTGGGTCTTGTGGGAGGCAGCGGCTCCGGCAAGTCCACAGTCATTGCCCTGCTTCAGAGATTCTATGACCCTATTGAAGGAGAAATCCTTCTCGATGGCCACAAAATAAAGAGGCTTCAGCTAAAATGGTTGAGATCACAAATGGGACTGGTTAACCAGGAACCAATCCTGTTTGCTACAACTATAAGAGACAATATCCTATTTGGGAAGGAAGGAGCTTCGATGGAAGAAGTGATGACGGCAGCTAAGGCCGCAAATGCACACGATTTCATTTCCAAGTTACCTGAAGGGTATGAGACTCAG GTTGGACAATTTGGCTTTCAATTGTCCGGTGGTCAAAAGCAGCGAATTGCCATAGCAAGAGCTCTCATTAGAGATCCAAAAATCCTGCTCCTTGATGAAGCCACTAGTGCACTGGATGCTCAATCTGAAAGGACTGTGCAGGAAGCAATTGATAAAGCTTCTGCAGGGAGGACAGTAATCGTCATTGCCCACCGACTCTCCACAATTCGCGCAGCAAATCTTATTGTGGTTCTTCAAGAAGGAAGAGTAGTCGAATCAGGATCTCATGATGAACTCATTCAAATGAACAATGGAAAGGGTGGAGATTACCTTAGGATGGTTGAGCTGCAACAAATGGCTACTCAAAATGAAGATTCCAACAACTCCGGCTATCAAATTGAGGGAAGAAGTCCTCGCTGGGTGCACGCTGCACTGAGCCCATTAAGCATGAGATCAAGTGCTCAAAACACTCCAGCACTTAATCCATTCAGTCCTGGACTTTCTTTTAGTGCACCCTTCAGTGCACCCTACTCTGTGTCCGTTTATGATCCAGATGAAAGCTTAGAAGAAGATTCAGAGAACTCACCTTATCCCCCTCCTTCCCAGTGGCGTTTGCTAAAAATGAACTCTCCCGAGCGCGGCCAGGCTCTCTTGGGATGCTTGGGTGCCATAGGAGCCGGAGCTGTGCAACCAATAAATGCTTACATTGTCGGCTCCGTCATATCGAATTACTTCCGATCTGACAAGTCTGAGATGAAGTCTAAATCCAGGGAATACTCCCTCATATTTTTAGGGATTGGCGCGTTCCATTTTCTCTCCAACGTCATCCAACACTACAATTTCTCAATTATGGGAGAAAAGTTGACCAAGAGGGTACGGGAGAATTTGCTTGAAAAGCTCATGACTTTCGAGATTGGGTGGTTTGATCAAGACGAGAACACAAGTGCTGCTATCTGTGCAAGGCTATCCACAGAGGCGAATATGGTCCGTTCGCTCATGGGTGACAGGATGTCCCTGTTAGTTCAAGCAATTTTCGGGGCTTCTTTTGCTTACGGTCTAGCACTTGTGCTCACATGGAGACTAGCCCTGGTGATGCTAGCAGTGCAGCCAGTGGTGATCGGGAGTTTCTATGCCAGGACTGTCTTGATGAAAAGCATGGCAGCAAAAGCACAAAAGGCACAAAAAGAAGGAAGCCAGTTAGCTAGTGAAGCCGTCATCAACCACAGAACTATAACTGCCTTCTCTTCCCAAAAAAGAATGGTAGGGCTTTTTGCCGCCACCTTGAGTGGTCCTCGGAAGGAGAGCATCAGACATTCAATGTATTCAGGCCTGGGCCTGTTTTGCTCGCAATTTTTCAACACTGCTTCCTCAGCTTTATCTTTCTGGTATGGTGGGAGGCTTCTGAATCAAGGTTTGCTAAGTCCTGAGCACCTCTTTCAATCATATTTGACATTGGTGTTTTCTGCTTATGTTATTGCTGAGGCCGGAAGCATGACCTCCGATTTATCCAAAGGAAGCAATTCCATCAAGTCAGTTTTCATGATCCTCGACAGGAGAACTGAGATTGACCCGGACACCCCAAGGGGAGGAGAATTAAGGAGGGGTCTTAAGGGTCAAGTGGAGTTGAGAAATGTCTTCTTCGCATACCCAGCAAGGCCTCATCAGATGGTCTTCAAGGGGTTGAGCCTAAAAGTTCGGGCAGGGAAAACAGTTGCACTAGTTGGGCAGAGTGGCTCTGGCAAGTCTACCATAATTGGGCTTATAGAAAGATTCTATGATCCAATGAACGGATCTGTGTATATAGATGACCAGGATATAAGGAACTACAATCTGAAAACGTTGAGATCCCACATTGCACTAGTCAGTCAGGAGCCTACCCTTTTTGCTGGAACTATCCGTGAAAATATTGCCTATGGCAAAGAAGATGCTAGAGAATCAGAGATAAGAAAAGCTGCAGCTCTTGCCAATGCCCACGAATTCATAAG TGGCATGAAAGATGGGTATGACACATACTGTGGAGAAAGAGGAGTTCAGCTATCAGGAGGTCAAAAACAAAGGATAGCACTGGCTCGAGCTATATTGAAGGATCCATCAATCCTTTTGTTAGATGAGGCTACCAGTGCACTTGACAGCGTATCAGAGAGCTTAATTCAAGAAGCACTGGAAAAGATGATGATCAATAGGACATGTATAGTTGTTGCTCACAGGCTGTCCACTATACAGAAGTCCGACTCAATTGCCGTCATTAAGAATGGACAAGTTGCAGAACAAGGTTCGCATAATGAGCTGATATCCTTGGGACGTGGCGGTGCCTACTACTCTCTAACCAAATTACAGAGCGGCAGCTCCCCATATCGCTAA